The sequence CGCAGCGGTCGCACGACACGCAGTCGCCTGCCCCCTCTGCCTTCACTTTGCCGCGCGCGCGCGGCTCGCCGCGCTGCGTGTCGTACCCCACGATGAGAGTGTCGCGATCGAACAGCACCGACTGCATACGACCGTAGGGGCAAATCACGAGGCACGTCTGCTCGCGGAAGCGGGCGAAGTTGCCATAGAAGATCAGGGTCATCACGGTCGCCCACACGAACGGCGACAGGTGCTCCGCGGGCCCGGCTCGCATCATGGTGACGAGCCCGTCCCACGAGACGAAATAGAGCACGAAGACGTGCGCGACCACCGACGAGATGGCGACGAAAACGACCTGGAGCGCGACGCGGCGCCACCACGCGGGCTCGCTCTTGCTCCGCTCCCCCCGCGAGCCGAGGATGAGGCGCTCGACCGGCCGATAGACGCCCTCCAGGAACACCGTCTGCGGGCAGGTGTAGCCGCACCACACGCGCCCGAGGAGGCCCGTGAGCACGACGATCGTGATGGCGAGGCCGGTCAGCGCGAAGAAGGCCAGATAGGTGTCCTGCGCGCCGAGCGCGAGCCCCAGGATGTGGAAGCGGCGCGACGGGACGTCGAGCCATATCCCCGGGGCGCCGCGGATCTTGACGAACGGGAGGACCAGGAGAACCGCAACGAGGACCGCGAAGAGTACGCGGCGGGCCCGCGTGAACCTCCCTTGAACGTCGGCGGTGACGATGCGCAGGTGGCGCCCGTCCGTGAGGAGGGACGAGCGCCGAGCCTTCGAGGGCTTCACGGGTCCGGCGTGCCCTGCGGCGGCTTCCCGGGCAGGTTCTTGCCGCGGAGCGTGAGCACGTACGCGGTCACCGCGAGGGTCTTGTCGGGTCCGAGCGTGGGGAGCCACGCCTGCATGCCCTTGTCGGGCACGCCCTCCGTGATGGTCTTGTAGATCTTGGCGTTTGATCCGCCGTGCAGCCACGCGCTGTCGGTGAGGTTCGGCCCAATGAGCCCGCTGCCGTCGGGCTTGTGGCAGGCCGCGCACATGGCGGCGAAGGTGGCCTTCCCCTTCTCCAGGGTGACAGGGTCCTTCGACAGGGTGTCGAGCGCCTCCGGGCCGACCGCCCCCTGCGCGCGGAGCTTGTCCGCCTGCGCCGCCGCGATCTGCGCTGCCTCCTTCTCGTACTCCTCGCGCCCGACGGGCGCGAAGTGGAACGTGTGGAACACGAACCAGTACACCCCCGCGGCGAGCACAGTCACGAGGAAAATACCTTGCCACCACTGTGGAGGCGACACGTTCGCCTCCTGGATACCGTCGTAGTCGTGCTCGAGCGGCCCCTCCCACCAGGGCGTCTCGGCGCCGCGCCGCTCGGGCTTCTCGGCCTTGGGATTCTCTTGCTCAGACATCGGACTCGTCCTTCTCGAGAGGGAGGGTAGACACGGCGTCGAACGCCCCACGCTTGGGCAGCGCCGCGCGCAGGACGACGAGGCAGAAGATGGTGAAGAACAGCGCGAGGCCGAACAGCGGGAGCGCGAGCAGTGGGCTCTGCGCGAGGAACGCGAGGGCTTGACTCTTCATGGCTTGTCCGTCTTCTCGGCCACGGGCGCCGTACGAGGAGGGGTCTTCCCGAGCCGCTGGAGATAGGCGATGACGGCGACGAGCTCGGTGTCGGGCTCGGTCTTCGTGCCCAGCGTCGCGAGCTCGGCGGTGATGGTGCGGGCCTGAGCCTTCGCGCTCTCCTCCGCCTTCAGGATGTCGTCGCTCCGATAGGGCACGCCGACCTGCGACAGCGCACGGAGCTTGACGGGGGTCTTCGCGTAGTCGAGCGAGTTCGTCTCGAGGTGCTTGTAGGGCGGCATGTTCGACCCGGTGGTGATGGCCCGCGGATCGATCATGTGCTGGTAGTGCCACGCGTGGGAGTACTTTCCACCGACGCGGGCGAGGTCGGGGCCGGTGCGCTTCGACCCCCACTGGAACGGGTGGTCGTATTGGGAGTCGGTCATGTCCGACGGCGCCCCGTAGCGCTGCGCCTCGTGCGTGAGCGAGCGGATCATCTGCGAGTGGCAGGTGTAGCAACCCTCGCGCAGATAGACGTCGCGCCCCTCCACCTCGAGGGCGGTGTACGGCGCGGCGTTGGCCGAGGCGGCCGCGCCGGCGGGCTTCACGAGGAGCGACGGGATGATCTCGGCCACGCCGCCGATGATGACGGCCACGGCGGCGAGCGCCGAGAAGAGCAGCGATCGGCCCTCGAGGATGCGGTGCCACGAGGCCTCGCCGCGCGCCCTCGCCGACTGTACGGCGAACGCTCCGAGGATGGTGACCGCGATGGCGACGCAGGCGAAGAGCACCCCCGCGAACCCGTTCGCCACGAGGGTGAGCATGATCATCGTCGTCGCGAGCACCGTGTAGATGATCGGCGGCGCGGTCAGCATCTTCACCCAGCTGAGCTCCGGCGGCGAGGCGAGGCGAACGACGGTGACGGAGGTGGTGACGGCCTTGCCCGACCGCGCGGTGACCGCGAGGTTGTAGGCCATGAGGATGAACCCGGTGAGGTACAGGCCGCCGCCCACCACGCGCATCCAGTACATGGGCTTGACCGCGATGAGCGTCTCGATGAACGTCGGGTAGACGAGGGAGCCGTCGGCTGCCAGGGCGCGGAGCATGAGCCCCTGGGTGATGCCGGCGACCCACATCGACACGACGTAGAGCACGATACCGAGAGTACCCAGGTAGAAGTGCAGGTTCGCGAGTCGCGTGGAGTGGAGCTTGGTGCCGTAGAGCCGCGGCACCATGTAGTAGAACATCGCCGCCGCGAAGAACCCGTTCCATCCGAGCGCGCCGTTATGGACGTGCGCGATGATCCAGTCGGTGTAGTGACCGAGGGCGCTGACCGCGCGAATCGATAGCAGCGGCCCCTCGAAGGTGGCCATGCCGTACGCGGTGATTCCGGCGACGAAGAACTTGAGGACCGGGTCGTCGCGGAGGCGCTCCCAGCGGGCGCGAATCGTGAAGAGACCGTTGACCATGCCGCCCCAGCTCGGGGCCCACAACATGATGCTGAACACCACACCGAGGGTCTGCGCCCAGTCAGGCAGGGCGGTATTGAGCAGGTGGTGCGGCCCCGCCCAGATGTACATGAAGATAAGCGACCAGAAGTGAATGATCGAGAGACGATAGGAGAACACCGGTCGATCGACGGCCTTCGGCACGTAGTAGTACATGATGCCGAGCACGGGGGTCGTGAGGAAGAACGCGACCGCATTGTGCCCGTACCACCACTGCACGAGGGCGTCCTGAGCGCCGCCAAAGATGGAGTAGCTCTTCATCGCCATGACCGGGATGGCGAGGCTGTTGACCAGGTGGAGCAGCGCTACCGTGATGATGGTCGCGATGTAGAACCAGATG comes from Myxococcales bacterium and encodes:
- the ccoG gene encoding cytochrome c oxidase accessory protein CcoG; the protein is MKPSKARRSSLLTDGRHLRIVTADVQGRFTRARRVLFAVLVAVLLVLPFVKIRGAPGIWLDVPSRRFHILGLALGAQDTYLAFFALTGLAITIVVLTGLLGRVWCGYTCPQTVFLEGVYRPVERLILGSRGERSKSEPAWWRRVALQVVFVAISSVVAHVFVLYFVSWDGLVTMMRAGPAEHLSPFVWATVMTLIFYGNFARFREQTCLVICPYGRMQSVLFDRDTLIVGYDTQRGEPRARGKVKAEGAGDCVSCDRCVVVCPTGIDIREGLQVDCVACAACVDACDDVMTRLGRPKGLIRYDSENGFEGNKTRLLRPRMALYGALVLIGALVAVVTIRQRTTYAANVLRLSGPPYELVGDQVRNTLEVHIVNKSDVPAHFDFAPSDPPGAAPLTLTFAAPSLDLAPYESRRVPLFVTGPRGAPRPVRFHVRRAGEAEAIELQAQFLGPNSP
- a CDS encoding c-type cytochrome, with the protein product MSEQENPKAEKPERRGAETPWWEGPLEHDYDGIQEANVSPPQWWQGIFLVTVLAAGVYWFVFHTFHFAPVGREEYEKEAAQIAAAQADKLRAQGAVGPEALDTLSKDPVTLEKGKATFAAMCAACHKPDGSGLIGPNLTDSAWLHGGSNAKIYKTITEGVPDKGMQAWLPTLGPDKTLAVTAYVLTLRGKNLPGKPPQGTPDP
- the ccoN gene encoding cytochrome-c oxidase, cbb3-type subunit I gives rise to the protein MSEATEIETSEVKVTYDDDLPRQFVAASVMWGIVGMLVGVIVALQLAWWPANVHPFLGYGRLRPLHTNAVIFAFVGNMVFAGIYHSTQRLLKTRMASDALGKFHFWGWQAIIVSAALSLPLGFTQGKEYAELEWPIDIAITVVWVVFAVNFFWTLAKRNEKHLYVAIWFYIATIITVALLHLVNSLAIPVMAMKSYSIFGGAQDALVQWWYGHNAVAFFLTTPVLGIMYYYVPKAVDRPVFSYRLSIIHFWSLIFMYIWAGPHHLLNTALPDWAQTLGVVFSIMLWAPSWGGMVNGLFTIRARWERLRDDPVLKFFVAGITAYGMATFEGPLLSIRAVSALGHYTDWIIAHVHNGALGWNGFFAAAMFYYMVPRLYGTKLHSTRLANLHFYLGTLGIVLYVVSMWVAGITQGLMLRALAADGSLVYPTFIETLIAVKPMYWMRVVGGGLYLTGFILMAYNLAVTARSGKAVTTSVTVVRLASPPELSWVKMLTAPPIIYTVLATTMIMLTLVANGFAGVLFACVAIAVTILGAFAVQSARARGEASWHRILEGRSLLFSALAAVAVIIGGVAEIIPSLLVKPAGAAASANAAPYTALEVEGRDVYLREGCYTCHSQMIRSLTHEAQRYGAPSDMTDSQYDHPFQWGSKRTGPDLARVGGKYSHAWHYQHMIDPRAITTGSNMPPYKHLETNSLDYAKTPVKLRALSQVGVPYRSDDILKAEESAKAQARTITAELATLGTKTEPDTELVAVIAYLQRLGKTPPRTAPVAEKTDKP